A section of the Microbacterium forte genome encodes:
- a CDS encoding G5 domain-containing protein, whose product MSLPPASWHPDPQNPHQLRWWDGHRWTDATSPSPAAAVTSQLSHPAPAAASVASKRRSGWRTAGIIIGALVVGGVLARVSPIAILLVATAMVGIALYVMAARPLPALGLRSRMSGVVALGMAALLVTGGGIASANGGGTPTASEPQNFAAVATSTPKPSPTPTPTTFETATEEVPVPFEAATVDDPQLDQGATALVSAGVNGVKVITYRVTMVDGVEVSREVVSEAVSLQPVNEVTAIGSKAPAPVAVPAPAPAPVPAPVPLVQQGGGGCDSNYTGACVPISSDVDCAGGSGNGPAYVQGPVQIVGSDIYDLDRDGDGIACD is encoded by the coding sequence ATGTCACTGCCGCCTGCCTCCTGGCATCCAGATCCGCAGAATCCGCATCAGCTGCGCTGGTGGGACGGCCATCGCTGGACGGATGCCACATCGCCCTCGCCGGCTGCTGCCGTGACATCGCAGCTGTCGCACCCCGCTCCGGCCGCAGCATCCGTCGCATCGAAGCGACGCAGCGGGTGGCGCACGGCCGGCATCATCATCGGCGCACTCGTGGTCGGCGGGGTACTGGCCCGTGTGTCGCCGATCGCGATCCTCCTGGTGGCCACGGCGATGGTCGGGATCGCCCTCTATGTGATGGCCGCTCGCCCTCTGCCGGCACTGGGACTGCGGTCACGGATGTCGGGTGTGGTCGCCCTGGGTATGGCCGCTCTTCTGGTCACGGGTGGCGGCATCGCCAGCGCGAACGGCGGAGGCACTCCGACGGCATCCGAACCTCAGAACTTCGCGGCCGTGGCGACATCGACTCCGAAGCCCAGCCCGACCCCCACGCCGACCACGTTCGAGACCGCGACCGAAGAGGTGCCCGTGCCGTTCGAGGCGGCCACGGTCGACGACCCGCAGCTCGATCAGGGCGCAACAGCACTCGTCTCCGCCGGTGTGAACGGTGTGAAGGTGATCACATACCGCGTGACCATGGTCGACGGTGTGGAAGTGTCTCGCGAGGTCGTCAGCGAAGCTGTCTCGTTGCAGCCGGTCAACGAGGTGACAGCGATCGGAAGCAAGGCTCCCGCACCGGTTGCCGTGCCCGCTCCTGCGCCCGCACCGGTGCCCGCACCGGTGCCGCTCGTGCAGCAGGGCGGTGGTGGCTGCGACTCGAACTACACCGGTGCATGCGTGCCGATCTCCAGTGACGTCGACTGCGCTGGCGGCAGCGGGAACGGACCGGCGTATGTGCAGGGCCCGGTGCAGATCGTCGGCTCGGACATCTACGACCTCGACCGCGACGGAGACGGGATCGCCTGCGACTAG
- a CDS encoding MalY/PatB family protein yields the protein MTTGTFDQITQDDLRAAGSLKWTNFPDMIGAFVAEMDFGLAPAINSAVKDALDLGVTGYLPEKLAKDLSQATARWYSDSYGWEISPERVHHVPDVIAAFELAIEHFTTPGSAIIVPTPAYMPFLLVPPMHDRRVIEVPSIEVDGRWVMDLDAVAQAFRDGGEMLVLCNPHNPLGTVATRDELLAIASVVTDAGGRVFSDEIHAPIVYAPAQHIPYASVSEAAASHTLTATSASKAWNLAGLKCAQVILSNDADAALWESLGFWAGHGTSTLGVVANIAAYTGGREWLDEVVDYLDGNRRMLAQLVDEKLPGVRMIVPEGSYIALLDFRETEVTGDLGEWFREHAGVAMTDGAACGEAAIGYTRFVFALPRPVMVEAVDRIAAALRDRAV from the coding sequence ATGACCACCGGAACGTTCGACCAGATCACGCAAGACGACCTGCGAGCGGCAGGCAGCCTGAAATGGACGAACTTCCCCGACATGATCGGCGCGTTCGTCGCCGAGATGGACTTCGGACTCGCCCCCGCGATCAACAGCGCGGTGAAGGATGCGTTGGATCTGGGTGTCACCGGCTACCTGCCCGAGAAGCTCGCCAAGGACCTCTCGCAGGCCACGGCGCGCTGGTACTCGGATTCGTATGGGTGGGAGATCTCGCCCGAGCGGGTGCACCATGTGCCCGATGTGATCGCCGCGTTCGAGCTGGCGATAGAGCACTTCACGACTCCCGGCTCGGCGATCATCGTGCCGACGCCCGCATACATGCCGTTCCTCCTGGTGCCGCCGATGCATGACCGTCGAGTGATCGAGGTGCCGAGCATCGAGGTCGACGGACGCTGGGTCATGGACCTGGATGCCGTCGCCCAGGCGTTCCGCGACGGCGGCGAGATGCTGGTGCTCTGCAACCCGCACAACCCCCTCGGCACCGTGGCGACCCGTGACGAGCTGCTCGCGATCGCCTCGGTCGTGACGGATGCCGGAGGCCGGGTGTTCTCCGACGAGATCCACGCCCCCATCGTCTACGCGCCGGCTCAGCACATTCCCTACGCATCGGTGTCGGAGGCGGCGGCGTCGCACACGCTGACCGCGACGTCGGCGTCGAAGGCGTGGAACCTCGCAGGCCTCAAGTGCGCGCAGGTCATCCTCTCGAACGATGCAGACGCCGCGCTCTGGGAGAGCCTCGGATTCTGGGCAGGGCACGGCACCTCGACGCTCGGCGTCGTCGCGAACATCGCCGCCTACACGGGCGGCCGCGAGTGGCTCGACGAGGTGGTCGACTACCTCGACGGCAACCGGCGGATGCTGGCGCAGCTCGTCGACGAGAAGCTGCCCGGCGTGCGGATGATCGTGCCCGAGGGCAGCTACATCGCGCTTCTCGACTTCCGCGAGACCGAGGTGACCGGAGATCTCGGCGAGTGGTTCCGTGAGCACGCCGGGGTCGCGATGACGGACGGTGCCGCCTGTGGTGAGGCAGCGATCGGATACACGCGCTTCGTCTTCGCGCTCCCCCGACCGGTCATGGTCGAGGCGGTCGACCGGATCGCCGCCGCACTGCGCGACCGGGCCGTCTGA
- the gnd gene encoding phosphogluconate dehydrogenase (NAD(+)-dependent, decarboxylating), giving the protein MQLAMIGLGRMGANIVRRLMRAGHECVVYDVNADAVQALVAEGAVGADSMADLASKLEAPRAVWMMVPASLTGAVADQVAEVLDEGDILIDGGNSNYRDDVRRAKAFRERGIHYVDVGTSGGVFGLDRGYCLMVGGPDEAVQRIEPVLRTIAPGVGEIERTPGRTGDLTPEEQGYLHCGPSGAGHFVKMVHNGIEYGIMASIAEGLNLLHNADAGVREAEHSAEIAPLEEPEFYQFPIDTSKVAELWRRGSVISSWLLDLTAAALAENPQLDGLAGRVSDSGEGRWTVKAAVDVGVPVPVLAASLFERFASRDEDKFANQVLSAMRLQFGGHQELPAGDVLEAGSRKADSDSA; this is encoded by the coding sequence ATGCAGCTGGCGATGATCGGACTCGGTCGGATGGGTGCCAACATTGTGCGCCGCCTCATGCGGGCGGGGCACGAGTGCGTGGTCTATGACGTGAATGCCGATGCGGTGCAGGCGCTGGTCGCCGAGGGAGCCGTGGGTGCAGACAGCATGGCCGACCTGGCGTCGAAGCTCGAAGCGCCGCGGGCTGTATGGATGATGGTGCCCGCATCGCTCACGGGAGCGGTGGCCGACCAGGTCGCGGAGGTGCTCGACGAGGGCGACATCCTGATCGACGGCGGCAACTCGAACTATCGCGACGACGTGCGGCGGGCGAAGGCCTTCCGTGAGCGCGGCATCCACTACGTCGATGTCGGCACGAGCGGCGGAGTGTTCGGGCTCGACCGCGGATACTGCCTGATGGTCGGCGGACCGGACGAGGCCGTGCAGCGCATCGAGCCGGTGCTGCGCACGATCGCTCCGGGGGTCGGCGAGATCGAGCGCACTCCCGGGCGCACGGGAGATCTCACCCCCGAGGAGCAGGGCTATCTGCACTGCGGGCCGTCGGGCGCGGGGCACTTCGTGAAGATGGTGCACAACGGCATCGAATACGGCATCATGGCGTCGATCGCCGAGGGCCTCAACCTGCTGCACAACGCGGATGCCGGAGTGCGCGAGGCCGAGCACTCGGCCGAGATCGCCCCGCTGGAGGAGCCCGAGTTCTACCAGTTCCCGATCGACACGTCGAAGGTCGCAGAGCTGTGGCGCCGAGGGTCCGTCATCTCGTCGTGGCTGCTCGACCTGACGGCCGCCGCGCTGGCAGAGAATCCGCAGCTCGACGGTCTCGCCGGTCGGGTCTCCGATTCCGGCGAGGGCCGCTGGACGGTCAAGGCCGCTGTCGACGTGGGCGTGCCCGTGCCGGTGCTCGCGGCGTCACTGTTCGAGCGCTTCGCCTCGCGCGACGAAGACAAGTTCGCGAACCAGGTGCTGTCGGCGATGCGCCTGCAGTTCGGCGGACACCAGGAGCTTCCGGCCGGCGACGTGCTCGAGGCCGGGTCGCGAAAGGCCGACTCGGACAGCGCCTGA
- a CDS encoding GNAT family N-acetyltransferase: MTPTPRIRRADPSDADRLAVMLHAFNTEFDTETPGAEVLAQRLQVLLAESSTFAVLGGEPAVGVALVTLRSNVWSDGPVALLDEMYVEPEQRGTGIGSAILQHMVEICRELGVAAIEINVDESDAGAMRFYERHGFSGVDPDSGERAFYFYRSLEAGD; encoded by the coding sequence ATGACCCCGACTCCCCGCATCCGACGGGCCGATCCCTCGGACGCCGACCGCCTCGCCGTGATGCTGCACGCGTTCAACACGGAGTTCGACACCGAGACTCCCGGCGCCGAGGTTCTCGCACAACGCCTGCAGGTGCTGCTCGCTGAATCATCGACGTTCGCCGTGCTCGGAGGCGAACCCGCGGTCGGCGTCGCCCTCGTGACCCTGCGCTCGAACGTGTGGTCTGACGGGCCCGTCGCGCTGCTCGACGAGATGTACGTCGAGCCCGAGCAGCGGGGCACCGGAATCGGCAGTGCGATCCTGCAGCACATGGTCGAGATCTGCCGCGAGCTCGGCGTCGCGGCGATCGAGATCAACGTCGACGAGTCGGACGCCGGAGCGATGCGCTTCTACGAGCGGCACGGGTTCAGTGGCGTCGACCCGGACTCCGGCGAGCGCGCGTTCTACTTCTACCGGTCGCTCGAGGCGGGAGACTAG
- a CDS encoding dihydrofolate reductase family protein: MRPLRYSINVTLDGCVHHEAGVAPDEELMGFWTSEMERADAVIYGRTTYEMMQGAWRRPASGVWPDWMQEWEIPFAEAIDRVPKHVVSRTLDAVDWNAELVQGDLAEAIRALKNQPGEGLSVGGVTLPLALAELGLIDEYTFVMHPIIAGHGPRLLDGLSERTRLELVERREFASGAVAHTYRPRS; this comes from the coding sequence ATGAGACCACTGCGCTACTCGATCAACGTCACTCTCGATGGATGTGTCCACCACGAGGCGGGCGTCGCTCCGGATGAGGAGCTGATGGGCTTCTGGACGTCTGAGATGGAGCGAGCGGATGCCGTCATCTACGGCCGAACGACCTACGAGATGATGCAGGGTGCGTGGCGTCGCCCGGCATCCGGAGTGTGGCCCGACTGGATGCAGGAATGGGAGATCCCGTTCGCCGAGGCCATCGACCGCGTGCCGAAGCACGTCGTTTCGCGCACGCTGGATGCGGTCGACTGGAACGCCGAGCTCGTTCAGGGTGACCTGGCCGAGGCGATTCGCGCGCTCAAGAATCAGCCGGGCGAGGGGCTGTCGGTGGGCGGCGTGACCCTCCCTCTCGCGTTGGCCGAGCTGGGGCTGATCGACGAGTACACCTTCGTCATGCATCCGATCATCGCCGGGCACGGGCCGAGGCTGCTCGACGGGCTCAGTGAGCGGACGCGGCTCGAGCTCGTCGAGCGACGGGAGTTCGCGTCGGGAGCGGTCGCGCACACCTACCGCCCGCGCAGCTGA
- a CDS encoding VOC family protein — MLKIVSIVIRVNDLPAQSLFWQAALDYVEREPASDDWVVLKPRDADAPCIALDAHHSERVLPPRIHLDIYAEDQDAEVRRLAELGAREVHWDNLPDDADYVIMEDPEGNRFCVVDRPDWAGWERARAE; from the coding sequence ATGTTGAAGATCGTGTCGATCGTGATCCGCGTGAACGACCTCCCGGCGCAGTCGCTCTTCTGGCAGGCGGCCCTCGACTATGTCGAGCGCGAACCGGCATCCGACGACTGGGTCGTGCTGAAGCCGCGCGACGCGGACGCCCCCTGCATCGCGCTCGACGCCCACCATTCGGAGCGGGTACTGCCGCCGCGCATCCACCTCGACATCTACGCCGAGGATCAGGATGCCGAAGTGCGCCGCCTGGCCGAACTCGGCGCCCGGGAGGTGCACTGGGACAACCTGCCCGACGATGCCGACTACGTGATCATGGAAGACCCCGAGGGCAACCGTTTCTGTGTCGTGGACCGACCGGACTGGGCGGGGTGGGAGCGGGCTCGGGCCGAGTGA
- a CDS encoding TetR/AcrR family transcriptional regulator, which yields MPRPRSEAARQSVLEAMRAAVVAGAYEAVTIEGLAETAGVAKQTIYRWWPSKAAILGEALLEGDLPGADPAVAMSDDIRADLHAWFSAISDGLARPEGVALARALIAVTATDHELGLALNERLAAPIRSWVAERIARGLVDGQVRADVDADAIADQLIAMASYAALIGQPLSAERVEETVTRLLRGIAR from the coding sequence GTGCCCCGTCCCCGAAGTGAAGCCGCGCGCCAGTCCGTGCTCGAGGCGATGCGCGCTGCCGTGGTGGCCGGTGCCTACGAAGCGGTGACGATCGAGGGGCTCGCTGAGACAGCGGGAGTCGCCAAGCAGACGATCTACCGCTGGTGGCCGTCGAAGGCGGCGATCCTCGGAGAGGCGCTGCTCGAAGGAGACCTGCCAGGGGCCGACCCCGCCGTCGCGATGAGCGACGACATCCGGGCCGACCTGCATGCGTGGTTCTCGGCCATATCAGACGGGCTCGCAAGGCCCGAAGGTGTCGCACTCGCCCGGGCGCTGATCGCGGTGACCGCCACCGACCACGAACTCGGCCTGGCGCTCAACGAGCGTCTCGCGGCTCCGATCCGCTCGTGGGTCGCCGAACGGATCGCGCGTGGACTGGTCGACGGTCAGGTGCGGGCAGACGTGGATGCCGACGCGATCGCCGACCAGCTCATCGCCATGGCGTCGTACGCGGCGTTGATCGGTCAGCCGTTGAGTGCAGAGCGGGTCGAGGAGACGGTGACGCGGCTGCTGCGAGGCATCGCCCGGTAG
- a CDS encoding GIY-YIG nuclease family protein, with product MGYVYILRCSDGTLYVGSTRDLTKRIVQHQEGMGSEYTKRRLPVELIWSSEHARIDDAFAWEKRLQGWSHAKRLAFIDGGLDAVRGWSVRERRERAARGKRPAVR from the coding sequence ATGGGATACGTCTACATTCTTCGCTGCTCCGACGGCACGCTCTACGTCGGCAGCACCCGCGATCTCACCAAGCGGATCGTCCAGCACCAGGAGGGGATGGGCAGCGAGTACACGAAACGGCGGCTCCCGGTCGAACTCATCTGGAGCAGCGAGCACGCCCGCATCGATGACGCCTTCGCATGGGAGAAGCGCCTGCAGGGGTGGAGCCACGCGAAGCGACTGGCGTTCATCGACGGCGGGCTGGATGCGGTGCGTGGGTGGAGCGTGCGGGAGCGGCGCGAGCGGGCGGCTCGGGGGAAGCGTCCCGCGGTGAGGTAG